From Pseudomonas sp. CCI4.2, one genomic window encodes:
- the mrcB gene encoding penicillin-binding protein 1B, whose product MTRTRTSRTPKKRASGGLRPWLGWALKLGLVGLVVLAGFAIYLDAIVQEKFSGKRWTIPAKVYARPLELFVGQKLSQVDFLTELDALGYRREAVANGPGAAAVSGTTVDLNTRGFQFYEGTDPAQKVRVRFAGNSVAALSATDGSKLSVARLEPLMIGGLYPKNLEDRILIKLDQAPPYLLDTLVTVEDRDFYHHFGVSPKSIARAFWVNASSGQMRQGGSTLTQQLVKNFYLTNERSLSRKLTEAMMSVLLEIHYSKKEILEAYLNEVFLGQDGQRAVHGFGLASQYFFSQPLSELKLHQVALLVGMVKGPSYYNPRRYPDRAMERRNLVLDLLEQQGVATAEVVAAAKKMPLGVSKVGSLADSSFPDFLDLVKRQLREDYRDEDLTEEGLRIFTSFDPILQMKSEAAVTEAFKKLDGRKGGEDVETAMVVTNPETGEVQALVGSRQAGYAGFNRALDAVRPIGSLVKPAIYLTALEQPSKYTLTSWIADELFSVKGADGQIWKPQNFDHKSHGNIFLYQGLAHSYNLSSAKLGLELGVPNVFKTLAKLGITREWPAYPSMLLGAGSLSPIEVATMYQTIANGGFNTPMRGIRSVLTAEGEPLKRYPFQIQQRFDPGSIYLLQNAMQRVMREGTGKSAYNQLPSTLNLAGKSGTTNDSRDSWFAGFSQDLLAVVWVGRDDNGQTPFTGATGALQIWTSFMRRADPISLETAQPDNVVQAWINSSTGQGSDSTCPNAVQMPYIRGSEPAPGTACGGVPAAADSVMDWVKGWLK is encoded by the coding sequence ATGACTCGTACCCGCACTTCTCGTACCCCAAAAAAACGCGCCTCTGGCGGTCTTCGTCCCTGGTTAGGCTGGGCGCTGAAGCTCGGGCTGGTCGGCTTGGTCGTGCTCGCCGGCTTTGCCATCTACCTTGATGCCATCGTTCAGGAAAAGTTTTCCGGTAAGCGATGGACTATTCCGGCCAAGGTTTACGCGCGTCCGTTGGAGTTGTTCGTCGGGCAAAAGCTGTCCCAGGTCGATTTTCTGACTGAACTCGACGCGCTGGGCTATCGTCGTGAAGCAGTGGCCAACGGTCCGGGCGCAGCGGCGGTCAGCGGCACAACCGTTGATCTCAATACGCGGGGTTTCCAATTCTACGAGGGCACTGACCCCGCCCAGAAAGTGCGTGTCCGTTTTGCGGGAAACTCTGTCGCCGCTTTATCAGCGACCGACGGTTCCAAGCTATCAGTGGCTCGGCTTGAGCCGCTGATGATCGGCGGGCTGTACCCGAAAAACCTCGAAGACCGCATCCTGATCAAGCTCGATCAGGCGCCGCCGTATCTGCTCGACACCCTGGTGACGGTCGAGGACCGGGATTTCTATCACCACTTTGGCGTTTCACCCAAGTCGATTGCCCGGGCATTCTGGGTCAACGCCTCATCTGGCCAGATGCGCCAGGGCGGCAGTACGCTTACGCAGCAGTTGGTCAAAAACTTCTACCTGACCAACGAGCGTAGCCTCAGCCGTAAGCTGACCGAGGCCATGATGTCAGTGCTGCTGGAGATTCATTACAGCAAAAAGGAAATTCTGGAGGCTTACCTCAATGAGGTTTTCCTTGGTCAGGATGGTCAGCGCGCCGTTCATGGTTTCGGGCTTGCCAGCCAATATTTTTTCAGTCAGCCGCTGTCTGAACTGAAGCTGCACCAAGTGGCGCTGTTGGTCGGTATGGTCAAAGGTCCGTCCTATTACAACCCTCGTCGCTATCCTGACCGGGCAATGGAGCGCCGCAATCTGGTGCTTGATCTGCTGGAGCAGCAGGGCGTAGCGACGGCGGAGGTGGTTGCCGCCGCGAAGAAAATGCCCTTGGGCGTGAGCAAAGTCGGCAGCCTGGCGGACAGCTCGTTCCCGGACTTCCTGGATCTGGTCAAGCGACAGTTGCGTGAAGATTACCGCGACGAGGATTTGACCGAAGAAGGTCTGCGCATCTTCACCAGTTTTGACCCGATCCTGCAGATGAAGTCCGAAGCCGCAGTCACCGAGGCATTCAAAAAGCTTGACGGGCGCAAGGGTGGCGAGGACGTGGAAACTGCCATGGTCGTGACCAACCCGGAAACCGGTGAAGTTCAAGCCCTGGTTGGTAGCCGTCAAGCAGGCTACGCCGGATTTAACCGAGCACTGGATGCCGTACGTCCGATCGGATCACTGGTTAAGCCGGCGATTTACCTGACGGCGCTGGAACAGCCAAGTAAATACACCTTGACCAGTTGGATCGCCGACGAACTATTTTCGGTCAAAGGCGCGGATGGTCAGATCTGGAAACCACAGAACTTCGATCACAAATCCCACGGTAATATTTTTCTGTATCAGGGCCTGGCGCATTCCTACAACTTGTCCTCGGCGAAGCTGGGTCTCGAACTAGGTGTGCCTAATGTGTTCAAAACATTGGCTAAGTTGGGCATAACCCGAGAGTGGCCAGCGTATCCATCGATGCTATTGGGTGCGGGCAGCCTCAGTCCGATTGAAGTGGCAACGATGTATCAGACCATTGCCAACGGTGGTTTCAATACCCCGATGCGAGGCATCCGTAGCGTACTGACCGCCGAAGGTGAACCCCTTAAGCGTTACCCGTTCCAGATCCAGCAGCGCTTCGATCCGGGCTCCATTTATCTGCTGCAAAATGCCATGCAGCGCGTCATGCGCGAAGGCACTGGCAAGTCGGCATATAACCAGTTGCCGAGTACGCTGAATCTGGCCGGTAAAAGCGGTACTACCAATGATTCGCGTGACAGCTGGTTTGCTGGTTTCAGCCAGGATTTGTTGGCGGTGGTCTGGGTAGGTCGCGACGATAACGGCCAAACACCGTTCACTGGCGCAACGGGGGCGTTGCAAATATGGACCAGCTTCATGCGCCGGGCCGATCCGATTTCGCTGGAAACCGCGCAGCCCGATAATGTGGTTCAGGCCTGGATCAATTCCAGCACGGGCCAAGGCTCTGATTCGACCTGCCCGAATGCGGTGCAGATGCCGTATATTCGCGGCAGTGAACCGGCGCCCGGCACTGCTTGTGGCGGCGTCCCCGCCGCAGCCGATTCCGTCATGGATTGGGTCAAGGGCTGGTTGAAATAA
- a CDS encoding bifunctional aminoglycoside phosphotransferase/ATP-binding protein yields MSQSLITALQNPALFPHPVDSFQVIETHISWVLLTGPYAYKFKKPVNFGFLDFTTLSAREHFCGEELRLNQRLTEDLYLEVLPITGSVDVPQIGGDGEVIEYVLKMRQFPQSQLLSTLQANGELTTSHIDEMAKQIAEFHLAAPHVPLAHAQGTPESVMAPVQQNFDQIRALISDKADLQQLEALEAWAQCSFERLKSLLSQRKAEGFIRECHGDIHLGNVTMIDGKVVIFDCIEFNEPFRFTDVYADIGFLAMDLEDRGLKSLSRRLISQYLELTGDYQGLELLNFYKAYRALVRAKVALFSLPADAEPVQRATTLRQYRNYANLAESYSAIPSRFLVITHGVSAVGKSHVAMRLVEALGAIRLRSDIERKRLFANNKETGDLYGADASTATYTRLNQLADSILRAGFPVVIDATYLKREQRDAAAKVAEASGAPFLILDCSAPQAVIEGWLAQRQAQNNDPSDATLEVIEAQQANREPLGADEILRSTQVETNNSSDLDGLVAHLRQRLPGL; encoded by the coding sequence GTGAGCCAATCCCTGATAACCGCACTGCAAAACCCGGCTTTATTTCCACACCCGGTCGACAGTTTTCAGGTCATTGAGACACATATTTCCTGGGTACTGCTAACCGGCCCTTATGCTTATAAATTCAAAAAACCGGTAAATTTCGGTTTCCTCGACTTCACTACGCTTTCAGCCCGGGAACACTTTTGCGGCGAAGAGCTGCGTTTGAACCAGCGCCTGACCGAGGACCTTTATCTGGAAGTCTTGCCGATTACCGGCAGCGTCGACGTACCGCAGATAGGCGGTGATGGCGAAGTGATCGAATACGTCCTGAAAATGCGCCAGTTCCCACAAAGTCAGTTACTCAGCACCTTGCAGGCCAATGGCGAACTCACCACGTCGCACATCGACGAAATGGCCAAGCAGATTGCTGAGTTCCACCTCGCCGCACCTCATGTGCCGTTGGCGCACGCGCAAGGCACGCCTGAATCCGTAATGGCGCCGGTGCAGCAAAACTTCGATCAAATTCGAGCACTGATCAGCGATAAAGCTGACTTGCAACAGCTGGAAGCATTGGAAGCCTGGGCGCAGTGCAGCTTCGAACGGCTCAAAAGCCTGCTTTCCCAGCGTAAAGCCGAGGGATTTATTCGCGAATGCCATGGCGACATTCATCTGGGTAACGTCACGATGATCGACGGCAAGGTCGTCATTTTCGATTGCATCGAATTCAACGAACCCTTCCGGTTTACCGACGTCTACGCAGACATAGGTTTTCTCGCGATGGACCTCGAAGACCGTGGCCTGAAGTCTTTGTCACGACGTCTGATCAGCCAATACCTGGAACTGACCGGCGACTATCAGGGCCTTGAACTGCTGAACTTCTATAAGGCGTATCGGGCGCTGGTTCGCGCAAAAGTCGCGCTGTTCAGCCTGCCTGCAGACGCTGAGCCCGTGCAGCGAGCGACCACGCTGCGTCAATATCGCAACTATGCCAATCTGGCGGAAAGCTATAGCGCAATACCATCACGCTTTCTTGTCATCACCCACGGCGTCTCTGCCGTAGGAAAAAGCCACGTGGCGATGCGTCTGGTGGAAGCATTGGGGGCGATTCGCTTGCGTTCGGACATTGAACGCAAGCGCCTTTTCGCCAATAACAAAGAGACTGGCGACCTTTATGGCGCTGATGCCAGCACCGCCACCTACACCCGATTGAATCAACTCGCCGATAGCATCCTGCGCGCGGGTTTTCCCGTGGTCATCGATGCAACCTATCTGAAGCGCGAGCAACGTGACGCCGCAGCCAAAGTTGCCGAAGCGTCTGGCGCGCCGTTCCTTATTCTCGATTGCAGCGCGCCGCAAGCCGTTATCGAAGGTTGGCTGGCGCAACGTCAGGCACAAAACAACGATCCGTCCGACGCCACTCTGGAAGTAATCGAAGCTCAACAAGCTAATCGTGAGCCACTGGGTGCGGATGAAATTCTGCGCAGCACGCAGGTCGAAACCAACAACAGCAGCGATTTAGACGGTCTGGTCGCCCACCTCCGCCAACGCTTGCCGGGCCTCTGA
- a CDS encoding pentapeptide repeat-containing protein, whose translation MSHPKQLDSHLYVLLHHEKIEDFNLQKPRTGPIDLAGGDFRGLDLRQLDAVGIDFTDAYFRAADLRGLDLRHTSMEGASLGHAQISGAFFPAELSADEILMSVNFGTRLRYRTK comes from the coding sequence ATGAGCCATCCCAAGCAGCTCGACTCCCACCTCTATGTGCTGCTGCACCACGAAAAAATTGAAGATTTCAATCTTCAGAAACCCAGGACGGGCCCCATAGATTTGGCTGGCGGAGATTTTCGCGGGCTGGACTTAAGGCAACTGGATGCTGTGGGCATTGACTTCACCGATGCGTACTTTCGTGCCGCTGATTTGCGAGGACTTGATTTGCGTCATACCTCAATGGAAGGTGCGAGCCTAGGCCATGCGCAAATCTCTGGGGCCTTTTTCCCGGCAGAACTGTCGGCAGACGAAATTCTGATGTCGGTGAATTTCGGTACGCGCCTGCGCTACCGAACCAAGTAA
- a CDS encoding TfoX/Sxy family protein encodes MNDELQHLKNLGKTSSQWLHAVGIHSASDLRRLGAVDAYRAVRTRGFRASKVLLYAIEGALLDIHWSDIPAERKDALNEQLDAISLRPNALNSNARSAQ; translated from the coding sequence ATGAACGATGAACTGCAACACCTGAAAAATCTCGGTAAAACATCGTCACAGTGGTTGCACGCAGTGGGTATCCACAGCGCCTCCGATTTACGTCGGCTGGGTGCGGTGGACGCTTACAGGGCGGTGCGTACGCGAGGTTTCCGTGCATCAAAAGTTCTACTCTATGCCATCGAGGGGGCACTTTTAGACATCCATTGGAGCGACATACCCGCCGAGCGCAAGGACGCGTTGAACGAACAACTCGACGCGATTTCGCTGCGCCCAAATGCCTTGAATTCAAACGCCAGGTCAGCCCAATGA
- the deoC gene encoding deoxyribose-phosphate aldolase, which translates to MREMTSQEEQLALQMIGLLDLTLLNADDNEARVLALCRRAITPVGAVAAVCVFPHFVHLARRALDDLRADTVRISTVANYPYGGSNLLSAVSETRAALASGADEISLVYPYRMHLTGNNQGATDLVAACKAMCGDRATLKVILEAGELRDPQIIRKVCVDMFAVGADFIETSTGKVIVNATPQAARIILEVIAEAGGQGGFKAAGGIRTFDEARVYLDLAKARFGPHWVGVDRVRLGAASLLDDVLTRLGVLAPGR; encoded by the coding sequence ATGAGAGAAATGACATCGCAAGAGGAGCAGTTAGCGCTTCAAATGATTGGGTTGCTGGATTTAACTTTGCTCAACGCAGATGACAACGAAGCGCGCGTCCTCGCTCTTTGCCGACGGGCTATCACGCCTGTGGGCGCGGTCGCTGCGGTGTGTGTCTTTCCACACTTTGTTCACTTGGCGCGCCGCGCCCTGGACGATTTGCGTGCTGATACTGTGCGCATCTCTACGGTCGCCAATTACCCTTATGGTGGGTCGAATCTTCTGTCAGCCGTGTCCGAAACCCGTGCAGCGTTGGCATCGGGCGCTGATGAAATCAGTCTGGTATACCCTTATCGCATGCACCTTACTGGCAATAATCAGGGGGCGACGGATTTGGTGGCAGCCTGTAAAGCAATGTGCGGGGATCGGGCGACACTCAAAGTTATTTTGGAAGCCGGAGAGTTGAGAGACCCCCAAATCATTCGCAAAGTGTGCGTGGACATGTTTGCGGTGGGTGCGGACTTCATCGAAACCAGCACGGGCAAAGTCATCGTCAATGCCACGCCGCAAGCCGCGCGGATTATTCTGGAGGTGATCGCTGAAGCGGGCGGGCAGGGCGGATTCAAAGCGGCTGGCGGTATCCGAACGTTTGATGAAGCGAGGGTCTATCTCGACTTAGCAAAGGCCCGTTTCGGCCCACATTGGGTGGGTGTCGACCGCGTGAGGTTGGGCGCCGCAAGCTTGCTGGATGATGTGCTCACTCGCTTGGGCGTATTGGCGCCGGGGCGTTGA
- a CDS encoding ChaN family lipoprotein → MLRLLLIILLAGGLGAPGTDQAASQSGNIPAWQSRLGYERVNAGMIRDLNTGQKLTAQQLADRLAQAPRVLVGEQHDNPDHHALELWVLQVLADRRSQGSLLLEMLDPNQQSRVDEAKAAYKSVVPADLPTELAWQEGWDWALYGPIVRYALGQSYPLLSANLDPDEITAIYTQQPLLTGVHSTALVVREQLLAQIRDSHCGQLPEEHMPAMLAVQQQRDRRMAQRLLAAPVPALLFAGAYHVRKDVGVPIHLLDLGAADGTVVLLLAEVGAYVTSASADYVWYTAASSRKDYCAQWRNQSK, encoded by the coding sequence ATGCTTCGTTTGCTGTTGATAATACTGCTGGCAGGAGGGCTAGGGGCGCCGGGCACTGATCAGGCGGCTTCTCAGTCAGGAAATATACCGGCTTGGCAAAGCCGTCTTGGGTATGAGCGTGTGAATGCAGGCATGATTCGTGATTTAAACACTGGTCAAAAACTGACGGCGCAGCAATTGGCTGATCGTCTGGCGCAGGCCCCCAGAGTGTTGGTCGGCGAGCAGCATGATAATCCAGACCATCACGCGTTGGAGTTATGGGTGTTGCAGGTGCTGGCCGATCGACGTTCTCAGGGCAGCCTGCTTCTGGAGATGCTCGACCCGAATCAGCAATCAAGGGTCGATGAGGCCAAGGCGGCGTATAAGTCGGTAGTCCCCGCTGATCTTCCTACCGAGCTGGCATGGCAAGAGGGTTGGGACTGGGCTTTATACGGCCCCATTGTTCGTTATGCGCTTGGGCAGTCTTATCCTCTGTTGTCTGCAAATCTGGACCCTGATGAAATCACTGCAATCTATACGCAACAGCCCCTGTTGACGGGAGTTCACTCTACGGCGTTGGTTGTGCGTGAGCAGTTGCTGGCGCAAATTCGTGATTCCCATTGTGGTCAACTTCCAGAAGAGCACATGCCTGCGATGCTTGCCGTCCAGCAACAACGTGATCGACGAATGGCTCAGCGGCTGCTCGCCGCTCCCGTTCCGGCGCTGTTGTTTGCGGGGGCGTACCACGTGCGCAAGGACGTCGGCGTACCAATCCATCTTCTTGATCTGGGCGCGGCAGACGGTACTGTCGTGCTGCTGTTGGCGGAAGTGGGCGCTTATGTGACGTCCGCTTCTGCCGATTACGTGTGGTACACCGCCGCATCGTCACGGAAGGATTACTGCGCGCAATGGCGTAATCAGTCTAAATAG
- a CDS encoding Rieske (2Fe-2S) protein gives MKFLCDAEYLAEAQSRGFDIDGLKLVAIRREGQVFVYRNRCPHRGVPLEWEADQFLDLSGSLIQCATHGALFLIESGECVAGPCAGQSLSAMTCREDLSGIWVSLPSDN, from the coding sequence ATGAAATTCCTCTGCGACGCAGAGTATCTAGCCGAAGCCCAAAGCCGAGGTTTCGACATCGACGGGCTCAAGCTGGTGGCAATCCGAAGGGAAGGCCAAGTATTTGTTTACCGCAACCGCTGCCCGCATCGGGGGGTGCCGCTTGAATGGGAGGCTGATCAATTTCTCGACTTGAGTGGCAGCCTGATCCAGTGCGCCACCCACGGCGCACTGTTTCTCATTGAGAGCGGGGAATGCGTGGCGGGGCCTTGTGCCGGTCAGTCACTGAGCGCAATGACTTGCCGTGAGGACTTAAGCGGAATCTGGGTCAGCCTGCCTTCTGACAACTAG
- the sfsA gene encoding DNA/RNA nuclease SfsA — protein sequence MRFSPELEHGRLLVRYKRFLADIETASGEKLTIHCPNTGSMFNCMAPGGRVWFSRSSDPKRKLPGTWEIAETPQGRLACVNTGRANNLVEEALRAGVITELNGFTVLKREVPYGQENSRVDFRLDYPSGPAFVEVKSVTLGFNDSKIAAFPDSVTQRGARHLRELASLARNGVRAVLVYCVNLTGIDAVRPAEEIDPIYAAALREAVAAGVEVLAYGVQLTPEEIRIDRRLDVHLAGAKPSCQKAG from the coding sequence ATGCGGTTTTCTCCCGAACTCGAACACGGTCGCCTGCTGGTTCGCTATAAACGCTTTCTCGCTGACATTGAAACCGCCAGCGGTGAAAAACTGACCATTCACTGTCCCAATACCGGTTCGATGTTCAATTGCATGGCGCCCGGTGGGCGGGTTTGGTTCAGTCGTTCCAGCGATCCGAAACGCAAGCTGCCTGGAACCTGGGAAATTGCCGAAACACCACAGGGACGTTTGGCCTGTGTTAACACGGGGCGGGCGAATAACCTGGTGGAAGAAGCCCTGCGTGCGGGTGTGATTACCGAGCTAAATGGCTTTACGGTGCTCAAGCGCGAAGTGCCGTACGGGCAAGAAAACAGTCGGGTGGATTTTCGCCTGGACTACCCGAGCGGGCCAGCATTCGTAGAAGTCAAAAGTGTCACCTTGGGTTTTAACGACTCGAAGATCGCGGCGTTTCCTGACTCGGTGACCCAGCGGGGCGCCCGTCATCTTCGTGAGTTGGCGAGCCTGGCGCGCAATGGGGTGCGTGCGGTGTTGGTGTATTGCGTCAACCTTACTGGCATCGATGCGGTACGCCCAGCAGAAGAGATTGACCCCATTTACGCGGCGGCCCTGCGTGAGGCGGTGGCCGCTGGCGTAGAGGTGTTGGCCTACGGCGTGCAATTGACCCCCGAAGAAATTCGCATAGACCGTCGCCTTGATGTGCATTTGGCGGGCGCCAAGCCTAGTTGTCAGAAGGCAGGCTGA
- a CDS encoding pyridoxal phosphate-dependent aminotransferase produces the protein MAYPYSARSRAIEPFHVMALLARANELQAAGHDVIHLEIGEPDFTTAEPIIAAGQAALAAGKTRYTAARGLPELREAIAGFYAQRYNVTVDPNRILVTPGGSGALLLATSLLVDPGKHWLLADPGYPCNRHFLRLIEGAAQLVPVGPDVRYQLTPDLVARHWDKNTVGALVASPANPTGTMLSRDELAALSAALKVRNGHLVVDEIYHGLTYGCDAASVLEVDNDAFVLNSFSKYFGMTGWRLGWLVAPEDAVADLEKLAQNLYISAPSMAQYAALACFEPQTLEILEERRAEFGRRRDFLLPALRELGFGIAVEPEGAFYLYADISAFGGDAFAFCQHFLEVEHVAITPGLDFGRYQSGHHVRFAYTQSLPRLQEAVERIAQGLRSWQG, from the coding sequence ATGGCTTACCCCTACAGTGCGCGTAGTCGCGCTATCGAACCCTTTCATGTCATGGCCCTGTTGGCGCGGGCGAACGAGTTGCAGGCGGCAGGGCACGATGTCATCCACCTTGAAATCGGCGAGCCCGATTTCACGACAGCCGAACCGATCATCGCCGCAGGCCAGGCCGCGTTGGCAGCAGGCAAGACCCGGTACACCGCCGCCCGTGGGTTGCCTGAACTACGCGAAGCCATCGCCGGGTTTTACGCTCAGCGCTACAACGTAACGGTGGATCCCAACCGGATCCTGGTTACGCCGGGTGGCTCCGGGGCGTTACTGCTGGCCACCAGCCTGTTAGTAGATCCTGGCAAACACTGGTTATTGGCCGATCCAGGTTACCCCTGCAATCGTCACTTTTTGCGACTGATCGAAGGCGCTGCGCAACTGGTCCCGGTGGGTCCGGACGTGCGCTATCAATTAACCCCTGATTTGGTGGCCCGCCATTGGGATAAAAACACCGTCGGTGCATTGGTCGCTTCGCCCGCCAATCCCACCGGCACGATGCTCAGTCGCGATGAGTTGGCCGCATTGTCTGCGGCGTTGAAAGTCCGAAATGGTCATTTGGTGGTGGATGAGATCTATCACGGCCTCACGTATGGCTGTGACGCGGCCAGCGTGCTTGAAGTTGATAACGATGCCTTCGTTCTCAACAGTTTCTCCAAATACTTTGGTATGACCGGCTGGCGGTTGGGTTGGCTGGTCGCGCCGGAAGATGCGGTGGCAGATTTGGAGAAACTTGCGCAAAACCTCTACATCAGTGCCCCGAGCATGGCCCAATACGCCGCGCTTGCGTGTTTTGAACCACAAACCCTGGAGATTCTCGAAGAACGGCGCGCTGAGTTCGGGCGTCGACGTGATTTTCTGTTGCCCGCGTTACGCGAATTGGGCTTTGGCATCGCTGTCGAGCCGGAAGGGGCGTTCTATCTCTACGCAGACATCAGCGCGTTTGGTGGCGACGCCTTTGCGTTCTGTCAGCATTTTCTTGAAGTCGAACACGTCGCAATCACTCCGGGCCTGGATTTTGGCCGCTATCAATCGGGCCATCATGTTCGATTTGCTTACACTCAAAGTCTGCCTCGGTTACAAGAAGCGGTTGAGCGAATTGCCCAGGGTTTGCGGAGCTGGCAAGGCTGA
- the dksA gene encoding RNA polymerase-binding protein DksA, translating to MPTQEKQQSSQPVRDFEPYAISKGEEYMSEPMRFHFIGILNKWKLQLMQEVDRTMDHMKDEAANFPDPADRASQEEEFNLELRARDRERKLIKKIDKTLQLIEAEEYGWCESCGVEIGIRRLEARPTADLCIDCKTLAEIKEKQVGK from the coding sequence ATGCCCACCCAAGAAAAGCAGCAAAGCAGCCAGCCAGTTCGTGACTTCGAACCTTACGCAATCAGTAAGGGCGAGGAATACATGAGCGAGCCTATGCGTTTCCACTTCATCGGCATCCTCAATAAGTGGAAGCTGCAGTTGATGCAAGAGGTCGATCGGACCATGGATCACATGAAGGACGAAGCGGCCAACTTTCCCGATCCAGCAGATCGTGCAAGCCAGGAAGAAGAGTTCAACCTGGAACTGCGCGCCCGCGACCGTGAGCGCAAGTTGATCAAGAAGATAGACAAAACGTTACAGCTGATCGAAGCAGAAGAATATGGCTGGTGCGAGTCTTGTGGCGTAGAGATCGGCATTCGCCGACTTGAAGCCCGCCCTACCGCTGACCTTTGCATCGACTGCAAGACGTTGGCGGAAATCAAAGAAAAACAGGTCGGTAAATGA
- the gluQRS gene encoding tRNA glutamyl-Q(34) synthetase GluQRS: MKSPSYIGRFAPTPSGYLHFGSLVAALASYLDARAVGGKWLMRMEDLDPPREVSGAQTAILRTLESYAFEWDGELINQSQRHEAYEQVIHRWLSQGLAYACSCSRKQLERSNGVYPGGCRNLGHDTDNAAIRIRVPELNYVFEDRVQGLFTQHLGRDVGDFVIRRRDGLYAYQLAVVIDDAWQGITDVVRGADLLDSTPRQIYLQELLGLPQPRYLHVPLIVQPDGNKLGKSYRSPPLEQGQATSLLLRALRALGQPADDELNYASPHEVLKWGIQRWNATLIPRLRSLEEAELS; the protein is encoded by the coding sequence ATGAAATCCCCCTCGTATATCGGGCGCTTTGCGCCAACCCCCAGCGGTTATCTGCACTTCGGCTCACTGGTTGCCGCATTGGCGTCGTACCTCGACGCGCGCGCCGTGGGTGGAAAATGGCTGATGCGCATGGAAGACCTCGACCCGCCACGCGAAGTCAGCGGCGCGCAGACAGCCATTTTGCGCACTCTGGAGAGCTACGCGTTTGAGTGGGACGGCGAACTGATCAATCAAAGCCAACGACATGAAGCCTACGAGCAGGTCATCCATCGCTGGTTGAGTCAGGGTTTGGCTTATGCGTGCAGCTGCTCACGCAAACAATTGGAACGCTCCAACGGTGTGTATCCCGGCGGATGCCGCAACCTCGGGCACGACACTGACAACGCCGCAATACGCATACGTGTGCCCGAACTGAACTACGTTTTTGAAGACCGGGTACAAGGTCTTTTTACCCAACACCTAGGGCGCGACGTCGGCGATTTCGTTATCCGTCGCCGCGATGGCTTATATGCATATCAACTGGCAGTGGTCATCGATGATGCTTGGCAGGGGATCACCGATGTTGTCCGTGGCGCGGACTTGCTCGATTCGACACCCCGCCAGATCTACCTCCAGGAACTGCTCGGCCTGCCGCAACCCCGCTATCTTCATGTGCCGCTGATTGTTCAACCCGACGGCAACAAGCTCGGCAAATCGTACCGTTCACCACCACTAGAACAAGGCCAGGCAACCTCGCTGCTGCTTCGCGCCTTACGGGCCTTAGGTCAACCGGCGGACGATGAACTTAACTACGCGAGCCCCCACGAGGTGTTGAAATGGGGAATCCAGCGATGGAATGCTACCTTAATCCCCCGATTGCGAAGCCTTGAAGAAGCTGAGTTAAGCTGA